Proteins from a single region of Streptomyces sp. TN58:
- a CDS encoding MerR family transcriptional regulator, whose product MTHDTWSIGELAARTGLAVKTLRYYSDSGLLPVASRSSGGHRRYGPEAFERIALIRRLRALDTPIATITRVVTGERSLGELVAGELAAVQERLVELRWREATLKSLDDCPGEERLRRLEILSRVQRLPEAHRTLTDHWYRELSAALPRPRLDMMVAMLAPAPPQDPVPATALAYAELHLLISTPGFTRWTQDHDEEMRDGPAFYAEVDEAAALTAAALARGLPPGAGDAVDAFVSAHARARRESDTPAFRAHLHGLVSRSSGFDPRLERYWALVGTVTAGRVLNMTVAHRWLTDGLSMSIAATDG is encoded by the coding sequence GTGACGCACGACACGTGGAGCATCGGTGAGCTCGCGGCCCGGACGGGCCTTGCCGTCAAAACGCTCCGCTACTACTCCGACAGCGGTCTGCTGCCCGTTGCCTCCCGTAGCTCCGGCGGCCACCGGCGCTACGGTCCCGAGGCGTTCGAGCGGATCGCGCTCATCAGGCGCCTGCGGGCGCTGGACACCCCGATCGCGACGATCACGCGGGTCGTCACGGGAGAGCGCTCGCTCGGCGAACTGGTGGCGGGCGAGCTGGCAGCGGTGCAGGAACGGCTGGTGGAACTGCGGTGGCGGGAGGCCACGTTGAAGTCGCTGGACGACTGCCCGGGTGAGGAGAGGCTGCGGCGCCTGGAGATACTCTCCCGCGTGCAGCGGCTCCCGGAGGCGCACCGCACGCTCACCGACCACTGGTATCGCGAGCTGTCCGCGGCCCTGCCCAGGCCCCGGCTCGACATGATGGTCGCCATGCTGGCCCCCGCCCCGCCGCAGGACCCCGTGCCCGCCACGGCCCTGGCCTACGCCGAGCTGCACCTGCTCATCTCCACGCCCGGCTTCACCCGTTGGACCCAGGACCACGACGAGGAGATGCGCGACGGGCCGGCCTTCTACGCGGAGGTCGACGAAGCCGCCGCGCTGACGGCCGCCGCTCTGGCCCGGGGCCTGCCGCCGGGCGCCGGCGACGCGGTGGACGCGTTCGTGTCCGCCCACGCGCGAGCCCGGCGCGAGTCGGACACCCCCGCCTTCCGCGCGCACCTGCACGGGCTGGTGTCGCGGTCGTCCGGCTTCGACCCCCGCCTGGAGCGGTACTGGGCCCTGGTCGGCACCGTCACGGCCGGCCGCGTCCTGAACATGACCGTGGCGCACCGGTGGCTCACCGACGGACTGTCGATGTCGATCGCCGCGACCGACGGCTGA
- a CDS encoding ferredoxin: MSYWDPLPSVRAAESGPLPAPDGGTWRPAPEHRGGWWNPRPERWAERDWRNVPGPFYGAGTDNCWTGRLIAPAHVLYDDEWGAEFVYRQPRDPAQALALLGAAAQDPMGGYACDGDDHWTAELVGDWWRERGRVREWAAALHRRWSVSDGAGEREAAGGAREYVAYIDEGLAQDLRHYLFWLSEGRPAGPGEPLPALSPREARRRG; this comes from the coding sequence ATGAGCTACTGGGATCCGCTGCCGTCCGTCCGCGCGGCGGAGAGCGGGCCGCTGCCCGCGCCGGACGGCGGAACGTGGCGGCCCGCCCCGGAACACCGCGGCGGCTGGTGGAACCCCCGCCCCGAGCGCTGGGCGGAACGCGACTGGCGCAACGTGCCGGGGCCGTTCTACGGGGCCGGGACCGACAACTGCTGGACGGGCCGGCTGATCGCCCCCGCGCACGTGCTCTACGACGACGAGTGGGGCGCCGAGTTCGTCTACCGCCAGCCCCGGGACCCGGCGCAGGCGCTGGCCCTGCTGGGCGCCGCCGCGCAGGACCCGATGGGCGGATACGCCTGCGACGGTGACGACCACTGGACTGCGGAGCTCGTTGGCGACTGGTGGCGGGAGCGGGGACGGGTGCGGGAGTGGGCCGCCGCCCTTCACCGGAGGTGGTCGGTCTCGGACGGGGCGGGCGAGCGCGAGGCGGCCGGCGGGGCACGGGAGTACGTCGCGTACATCGACGAAGGCCTCGCGCAGGACCTCCGCCACTACCTCTTCTGGCTGTCCGAAGGCCGCCCGGCCGGTCCCGGCGAACCCCTCCCGGCCCTCTCCCCGCGCGAGGCCCGGCGCAGGGGGTAG
- a CDS encoding DUF1266 domain-containing protein → MSLAAGHEEGVLPGPAASAPGWQAPSAVERGLYEAKARGDWPAYYDLVARADLYMMQSRAYTDASAGSTRFHPYWNPQTQSMCLAVYTGGMLPPPVADPVYNCYDLGWFAQVWNQDDPPYLVVNPGSPCEGVLPAGPQGRALWQRHSAPVERPGLARDVVHTLEVGGPRTGPVAFGLAVGAHINVRNGRYWNSMAYHGCGYRAEKHTLEHWWGVTTRTEWQETQEQLLRAGMVSGPWEFVLQLRRSMALDFAGPVDIDHWRRAAATVVRRRAEASAEPRLGADGVTPDSAVSAEELEGQVTGLKRLIGRIARYEARFRADGLLPEGGFVRSVEAWDYGRASGMARWGLAARLCSLQEAEAAVVRAGRLVQVNYRSWEDFSAAYVLGRCLHFDEEEFGEWYETVLATHRVLTSDPASPWRTLAWK, encoded by the coding sequence ATGAGTCTGGCAGCGGGTCACGAGGAAGGGGTCCTGCCCGGTCCGGCGGCGTCGGCGCCGGGATGGCAGGCACCGAGCGCGGTCGAGCGGGGGCTGTACGAGGCGAAGGCGCGCGGCGACTGGCCCGCGTACTACGACCTCGTCGCCCGCGCGGACCTGTACATGATGCAGTCGCGGGCGTACACCGACGCGAGCGCGGGCAGCACCCGCTTCCACCCGTACTGGAACCCGCAGACGCAGAGCATGTGCCTGGCCGTCTACACCGGCGGGATGCTGCCGCCGCCGGTCGCCGACCCGGTCTACAACTGCTACGACCTGGGCTGGTTCGCGCAAGTGTGGAACCAGGACGACCCGCCCTACCTCGTCGTCAACCCCGGCAGCCCCTGCGAGGGCGTCCTGCCGGCCGGGCCGCAGGGGCGCGCCCTGTGGCAGCGTCACTCCGCCCCGGTCGAACGGCCGGGGCTGGCCCGGGACGTCGTCCACACCCTGGAGGTGGGCGGCCCCCGCACCGGCCCCGTCGCCTTCGGTCTCGCGGTCGGCGCGCACATCAACGTGCGCAACGGGCGCTACTGGAATTCGATGGCCTACCACGGCTGCGGCTACCGCGCCGAGAAGCACACGCTGGAACACTGGTGGGGCGTCACCACCCGTACGGAGTGGCAGGAGACCCAGGAACAGCTGCTGCGCGCCGGAATGGTCAGCGGACCGTGGGAGTTCGTCCTGCAGCTTCGCCGCTCCATGGCGCTGGACTTCGCGGGGCCCGTCGACATCGACCACTGGCGCCGGGCCGCGGCGACCGTGGTGCGCCGGCGGGCCGAGGCCTCCGCCGAGCCCCGCCTGGGTGCGGACGGCGTCACCCCGGACAGCGCCGTCAGCGCGGAGGAGCTGGAGGGGCAGGTGACCGGTCTCAAGCGGCTGATCGGCCGTATCGCCCGCTACGAGGCGCGGTTCCGTGCCGACGGCCTGCTGCCCGAGGGGGGTTTTGTGCGGAGCGTCGAGGCCTGGGACTACGGCCGGGCCTCGGGCATGGCCCGCTGGGGGCTCGCCGCCCGGCTGTGCTCGCTGCAGGAGGCGGAGGCGGCCGTGGTCCGGGCCGGGCGCCTCGTGCAGGTCAACTACCGCTCGTGGGAGGACTTCTCCGCCGCCTACGTCCTGGGCCGCTGCCTCCACTTCGACGAGGAGGAGTTCGGCGAGTGGTACGAGACGGTCCTGGCCACCCACCGTGTCCTGACCTCGGACCCGGCCAGCCCGTGGCGCACGCTCGCCTGGAAGTGA
- a CDS encoding protein-glutamine gamma-glutamyltransferase: MYKRSGFLALATAGMVLCTAGLAPSVSQAAGAAPVRGDGKGSYAETNGLTAEDIRLINTLNEKALDLGRPDKTAGEGLPNATASLRPSAAAGGRVTPPAEPLDRMPDPYRAHGDRATTGISNYIRKWQQAYSHRDGQARQMTGQQREQLSYGCVGVTWVNSGPYPTNRLAFASFDEDKHKNALENTSPRPGETRAEFEGRIAKQSFDEAKGFNRARDVAAVMNKALENSHDENAYLNNLKAELTKKNDALAGEDSRSNFYAALRNTPSFWDSSGGDRDPSKMKAVIYSKHFWSGQDPWSPADKRKYGDPDAFRPDRATGLVDMSKDRNTSRSPAKPGEGYVNFDYGWFGDQKEANPDHTIWTHANHYHSPEGGMGPMQVYESKFRSWSAGYTDFDRGTYVITFIPKSWNTAPAKVKQGWP; the protein is encoded by the coding sequence ATGTACAAACGCTCTGGATTTCTCGCCCTCGCCACCGCGGGCATGGTGCTGTGCACCGCCGGTCTCGCCCCCTCCGTCAGCCAGGCAGCCGGCGCCGCCCCCGTCCGCGGCGACGGGAAGGGCTCCTACGCCGAGACGAACGGCCTGACGGCGGAAGACATCAGGCTCATCAACACACTGAACGAGAAGGCCCTGGACCTGGGCCGGCCGGACAAGACCGCGGGGGAGGGCCTGCCGAACGCCACCGCGTCCCTGCGGCCCTCCGCCGCGGCCGGCGGCCGGGTGACGCCGCCCGCCGAGCCCCTGGACCGCATGCCCGACCCGTACCGCGCCCACGGAGACAGGGCCACCACCGGCATCAGCAACTACATACGCAAGTGGCAGCAGGCCTACAGCCACCGCGACGGCCAGGCACGGCAGATGACCGGGCAGCAGCGAGAACAGCTCTCCTACGGGTGCGTCGGCGTCACCTGGGTCAATTCAGGCCCCTATCCGACGAACAGACTGGCCTTCGCGTCCTTCGACGAGGACAAGCACAAGAACGCTCTGGAGAACACCAGCCCCCGGCCGGGCGAGACGCGGGCCGAGTTCGAGGGGCGCATCGCCAAGCAGAGCTTCGACGAGGCAAAGGGATTCAACCGCGCCCGTGACGTGGCAGCCGTCATGAACAAGGCACTGGAAAACTCCCACGACGAGAACGCCTACCTGAACAACCTCAAGGCGGAGCTCACGAAGAAGAACGACGCTCTCGCCGGCGAGGACAGCCGCTCCAACTTCTACGCGGCTCTGCGGAACACCCCCTCCTTCTGGGACAGCAGCGGGGGCGACCGCGACCCGTCCAAGATGAAGGCCGTCATCTACTCGAAGCACTTCTGGAGCGGACAGGACCCCTGGAGCCCCGCCGACAAGAGGAAGTACGGCGACCCCGACGCCTTCCGCCCCGACCGGGCCACCGGCCTCGTCGACATGTCGAAGGACAGGAACACCTCACGCAGCCCCGCCAAGCCCGGCGAAGGCTACGTCAACTTCGACTACGGCTGGTTCGGGGACCAGAAGGAAGCAAACCCTGACCACACCATATGGACCCACGCCAACCACTACCACTCGCCGGAAGGCGGCATGGGGCCCATGCAGGTCTACGAGAGCAAGTTCCGCAGCTGGTCCGCCGGATACACCGACTTCGACCGCGGAACCTACGTCATCACCTTCATACCCAAGAGCTGGAACACCGCACCGGCCAAGGTGAAGCAGGGCTGGCCGTAG
- a CDS encoding methyltransferase has product MTNTKDRAAQTAAGRELIARLTFGSMAAHTLRAAARLEVARLIGDRPGTAAQVAAAAGTAHQPMTRLLRALTALGLLTQHTPDTFSLTPAGALLDPAHPDSLTSFVRTFTDPAIVRAWEHLDHSVRTGDTTFDSVFGTDFFSHLARHPELSADFNTAMSQATSETAAVLPRAFDFSRSTSVTDVGGGNGTLLAAVLDAHPHLTGVVFDTADGLADAAGTLARHGLRDRCSLTAGDFFQSVPHGSDVYLVKSILHDWTDAQAVTILRHCRQALPPAGTVLIVEPVLPEAVGAQDEGTYLSDLNMMVNVGGRERTRADFEEVCRRAALRVTSVTPLAGAAPYSLIEAVAHEAPAGAEPPR; this is encoded by the coding sequence GTGACGAACACCAAGGACCGGGCAGCACAGACAGCGGCAGGACGGGAGCTCATCGCCCGCCTCACGTTCGGGAGCATGGCCGCGCACACCCTGCGCGCGGCAGCCCGCCTGGAGGTCGCCCGACTCATCGGCGACCGGCCCGGCACAGCCGCCCAGGTGGCCGCCGCGGCCGGAACCGCGCACCAGCCCATGACCCGCCTGCTGCGCGCCCTGACCGCCCTCGGCCTCCTCACCCAGCACACCCCCGACACGTTCTCGCTGACCCCGGCGGGCGCGCTCCTCGACCCCGCCCACCCCGACTCCCTCACGTCGTTCGTCCGCACCTTCACCGATCCGGCGATCGTGCGCGCCTGGGAGCACCTGGACCACAGCGTCCGTACGGGAGACACCACGTTCGACTCCGTCTTCGGCACCGACTTCTTCAGCCATCTCGCCCGCCACCCGGAGCTGTCCGCGGACTTCAACACGGCCATGAGCCAGGCCACCTCCGAGACCGCCGCCGTCCTGCCGAGAGCCTTCGACTTCAGCCGGTCCACCTCCGTCACGGACGTCGGCGGAGGCAACGGCACCCTCCTGGCCGCCGTCCTCGACGCCCACCCGCACCTGACCGGCGTGGTCTTCGACACCGCCGACGGCCTCGCGGACGCGGCGGGGACACTGGCCCGGCACGGGCTGCGCGACCGCTGCTCCCTCACCGCCGGGGACTTCTTCCAGTCGGTCCCGCACGGCTCGGACGTCTACCTCGTCAAAAGCATCCTGCACGACTGGACGGACGCCCAGGCGGTCACGATCCTGCGCCACTGCCGGCAGGCACTGCCGCCCGCAGGCACCGTTTTGATCGTGGAGCCCGTACTGCCCGAGGCCGTCGGCGCGCAGGACGAGGGCACCTACCTGAGCGACCTCAACATGATGGTGAACGTCGGCGGCAGGGAACGCACCCGCGCGGACTTCGAGGAGGTGTGCCGCCGGGCGGCCCTGCGCGTCACGTCGGTCACCCCTCTCGCCGGCGCCGCCCCGTACTCCCTGATCGAGGCCGTCGCCCACGAGGCCCCTGCCGGCGCCGAACCGCCGCGCTAG
- a CDS encoding helix-turn-helix transcriptional regulator — protein MPRDDTGDTPQQRRTAHPRWEVARLPHGTSLDGVRMAGYRDRTGGRLDMRVLPQPVVVVVIGLGTGPITVESACGHRRPLPGLVASLSPRPARISGDGVECVEVALPPPAAYALLGVPPRELDGSITGLDDLWGHPARRLREQLADTPSWQERLALTDRFLRRRAAQAPPMAAEVTAAWHAIVAGRGRVRVGDLAVSCGWSRKRLRARFSAQVGLTPKRAAMLVRFDHAARALLAGERADDVAMACGYADQPHLHRDIQALAGCTPRALAGLTASTQP, from the coding sequence ATGCCCAGAGACGACACCGGGGACACACCCCAGCAGCGCCGCACCGCCCACCCCCGCTGGGAGGTCGCCCGCCTCCCGCACGGAACCTCCCTCGACGGCGTACGGATGGCCGGCTACCGGGACCGCACCGGCGGCAGGCTGGACATGCGGGTACTGCCCCAGCCCGTCGTGGTCGTCGTCATCGGGCTCGGCACCGGCCCGATCACGGTGGAGAGCGCCTGCGGACACCGGCGGCCGCTGCCGGGCCTCGTCGCCTCCCTCTCACCCCGTCCGGCCCGCATCAGCGGCGACGGCGTCGAATGCGTCGAGGTGGCGTTGCCACCCCCGGCCGCCTACGCCCTGCTGGGCGTACCCCCACGCGAACTGGACGGCTCCATCACCGGACTCGACGACCTGTGGGGGCACCCCGCCCGGCGGCTGCGCGAGCAGTTGGCCGACACACCCTCCTGGCAGGAACGCCTCGCGCTCACCGACCGATTCCTCAGACGGCGGGCCGCACAGGCCCCGCCCATGGCAGCCGAGGTCACCGCCGCCTGGCACGCCATCGTCGCCGGCCGCGGCCGCGTACGCGTCGGCGACCTCGCCGTGTCCTGCGGATGGAGCCGCAAGCGGCTCCGGGCCAGGTTCAGCGCCCAGGTCGGCCTGACCCCCAAGCGCGCCGCCATGCTGGTCCGCTTCGACCACGCCGCCCGGGCGCTCCTCGCCGGCGAACGCGCCGACGACGTCGCCATGGCATGCGGATACGCCGACCAGCCCCATCTCCACCGCGACATCCAGGCCCTCGCCGGCTGCACACCCCGTGCCCTGGCCGGCCTGACCGCGTCCACCCAGCCCTGA